From Puniceicoccus vermicola, a single genomic window includes:
- a CDS encoding PEP-CTERM sorting domain-containing protein: protein MKTISLTLLATGIAAYSLCAQNILINFGSGTGNSPRVYTGTNSPGHNAGELSGTNWINLFQDTASGIEDEFGNATNLAIDFGTTTTDTGTTLNYSAATKSANYSVESAVDQDLKNLFDTNLGEGNAVRDGSGSPGIGLSISGLDAGEYRFYVTSFRGDTEANARTDFDIYAGSSNDAITDFSDYSVGTIFNSTTVSGWSYGDNYLSGTFTIDGTNDTFSLLSNSNSYIGVLTSLEIVSVPEPGTYAAMIGGIALLLVATRRRRA, encoded by the coding sequence ATGAAAACAATCTCTCTCACCCTCCTCGCTACTGGTATCGCCGCATATTCCCTATGCGCACAAAACATCCTGATCAACTTCGGCAGCGGCACCGGCAACTCCCCCAGAGTTTATACAGGCACCAATTCACCGGGCCATAATGCGGGTGAGTTGAGCGGCACGAATTGGATCAATCTCTTTCAAGATACCGCCAGCGGAATCGAAGACGAGTTTGGCAATGCTACGAATCTTGCGATTGATTTTGGAACCACCACGACCGATACAGGCACCACGCTTAATTATTCAGCCGCAACCAAGTCGGCAAATTATTCGGTAGAGTCAGCGGTGGACCAAGACCTAAAGAATCTCTTTGATACGAATCTGGGCGAAGGCAATGCGGTGCGCGACGGCAGTGGCAGCCCGGGAATCGGTCTTTCCATATCAGGTCTGGACGCCGGAGAGTATAGATTCTACGTGACATCATTCCGGGGCGACACAGAAGCTAATGCCAGGACCGACTTCGATATTTACGCCGGTTCCAGCAACGACGCGATTACCGATTTCTCCGACTACTCCGTCGGAACCATCTTTAACTCGACGACTGTCAGTGGCTGGTCTTACGGTGATAACTACCTAAGCGGCACATTTACGATTGATGGCACCAACGATACCTTCTCCTTACTTTCCAACAGCAATTCCTACATCGGTGTGCTGACCTCGTTGGAAATTGTCTCCGTCCCCGAGCCCGGCACGTATGCCGCGATGATCGGCGGAATCGCATTGCTGCTCGTAGCTACTCGTCGTCGTCGCGCTTAG